The sequence ATCGGGATGGAGGCCTGCTCCGGTGCGCACGAGTGGGGTCGGCGCTTCGAGCAGTACGGTCACACGGTTAAGCTCATGGCGCCGAAGTTTGTGGCCCCGTACCGCAAGAGCGCCAAGAACGACGGTAACGACGCCGAAGCGGTATGCGAGGCGGTGAGGCGCCCGAGCATGAGGTTCGTGCCGGTGAAATCGACCGAGCAGCAGGCGCTGCTGGCGCTGCACCGGGTGCGCCAGGGGTTCGTGGTGCAGCGAACGGCGACCATCAACCGGCTGCGGGGCCTGATGTCGGAATTCGGGGTCGTGCTGCCGCTGCGCTCGGTGACGGTGCGCCGGCAGGCAGCGACAGCGGCCGAGGCGCTACCCGAGCTCGCCAGGCGGGTGATTGGCGATCTACTCGCGCAGCTGCGCATACTCGATGCGCGTATCGATGCGTATGACGCACAGATCCACGTTCAGGCCAAGCTCTCGGAGCCGGCGCGGCGCCTGATGCAGATCCGCGGCATCGGCGCGACCACGGCCCTTGCGATCGTAGCCACTGTGGGTAACGCCCGGGAGTTCAAGAACGGGCGGCAGTTCGCCGCCTGGGTCGGCCTGGTGCCGGGGCAGTACTCCACCGGCGGTAAATCGCGCCTGGGCCACATCAGCAAGCGCGGCGATGCGTACCTCAGGAACCTGCTCGTGCAAGGAGCGCGCTCAGTGCTGCAGACCGCGCCGATGCACCAGGACCGAATCTCGCGCTGGGCGCTGGCACTCCAGG is a genomic window of Nitrospirota bacterium containing:
- a CDS encoding IS110 family transposase codes for the protein MEQITTVGIDLAKSVFSLHGVDGAGRVALRRTVRRDRLLEVVAGLSPCLIGMEACSGAHEWGRRFEQYGHTVKLMAPKFVAPYRKSAKNDGNDAEAVCEAVRRPSMRFVPVKSTEQQALLALHRVRQGFVVQRTATINRLRGLMSEFGVVLPLRSVTVRRQAATAAEALPELARRVIGDLLAQLRILDARIDAYDAQIHVQAKLSEPARRLMQIRGIGATTALAIVATVGNAREFKNGRQFAAWVGLVPGQYSTGGKSRLGHISKRGDAYLRNLLVQGARSVLQTAPMHQDRISRWALALQERRGYFRALVAIANKNARIAWAVLAHEVPYKPN